The segment GGCTCGTCGGCGATGACCGACGCCTCGCGGAAGGCGAGCTGCAGGGACTTGAGCCCGTCGCGCAGCGGGCCCGCGTGATAGGAGCCGATCTCAGGAGCGCCGGCGGTGACCAGGCCGGCCAGGGCGGTGATGAGCTTGCGCGCCTCGTCCAGATCCTTGTGGTCGGCGCCCTCCTCGGCCAGGCCCAGGTTGACCGCCGCCGCGCTCATGAGGTGGACGGCAACGGTGGTGATCACCTCGACGGCGGGGACGTCCGCGATGTCGCGCGTGATGGTGTCGAAGTCAGGACGCTCTTGCTCGCTCATGCCTGACACGATAGGCCCCCGTACGACCGATTACGGACTGCGGTCGAACGCTGGTATGCTTGACGATTGACCGGCAGGACACGATGTGCGCCCTATGCGAACTGACTGTTCCGCCCACAAGTGGAGGCTCCGATCTCCCACCTGGCCGACCGAAAGGTTGGCGGGTCTCCGGTCGGCAGTGTGTGCCGGGAAGCGTAAGCGTCCCGGCGCGAGTTACTGCCTGATGCGCCTCGTGGGAATACCGCGGCGGTGCTCCCGGTTGTGAGGAGCCCCCGCCTGTGTCCCGTTCGAGGCGTTTTTTGCGTCTTCGCTCGGGGTCGGACGGATAACAAGTGACGGAAAACGCGGCTGTCGGCCAGTCAGCCGCGTGGTGCTACCGAGGAGGCCCCATCAGCGCCGAGCCCCGCATCAACGACCGGATTCGCGTCCCCGAAGTGCGACTTGTCGGTCCCAGCGGCGAGCAGGTCGGCATTGTGCCGCTTGCCAAGGCCCTGGAGCTTGCACAGGAGTACGACCTGGACCTGGTCGAGGTCGCGGCGAACGCACGTCCGCCGGTCTGCAAGCTCATGGATTACGGGAAGTTCAAGTACGAGTCGGCCATGAAGGCCCGTGAGGCGCGCAAGAACCAGGCGCACACGGTCATCAAGGAGATGAAGCTCCGGCCGAAGATCGACCCGCACGACTACGACACCAAAAAGGGTCACGTCGTCCGGTTCCTCAAGCAGGGCGACAAGGTCAAGATCACGATCATGTTCCGTGGCCGTGAGCAGTCCCGGCCCGAGCTGGGTCACCGGCTGCTGCAGCGGCTCGCGGGCGATGTCCAGGAGCTGGGCTTCGTGGAGTCCGCGCCGAAGCAGGACGGCCGAAACATGATCATGGTTCTCGGCCCGCACAAGAAGAAGACCGAGGCGATGGCCGAAGCCCGCGAGGCGCAGGCCGCCCGCAAGGCCGGTCGCCTGCCCGAGAACCCGTCGGAGGTCGAGCAGCAGGCGTACGACGCTGCTGTCGCCGAGGAGGCCGCCGAGGCCGCCGAAGCGGAGGCCGCCGAGGCCAAGGCCGCCGACGAGAACTGACGGACACGCGGGACCCCGGGGCGCCGCTCCGGGTTTGCAATGAAGTACTGACGCTCTCCGTCCGCTCCCGGGCGGACGGGAGGGCCAGCGACGAGGAGACTACGGCGCCATGCCGAAGAACAAGACGCACAGCGGTGCGAGCAAGCGATTCAAGCTCACCGGCTCCGGCAAGGTGATGCGCGAGCGCGCCGGCAAGCGCCACCTGCTTGAGCACAAGCCGTCGAGCAAGACCCGTGCCCTCAGCGGCACCGTCGAGCTGGCCCCGGCCGACGCCAAGAAGATCAAGAAGCTTCTCGGCAAGTGACGGCCGCGCCCCCTTCGAACGGGGCGCGTCTTACTGATCCGGGACCCAATCGATTTCGGACCGCGTGAGTCCCACCGCGGTCCCTCACTAGGAGTTATCAAGTGGCACGCGTCAAGCGGGCAGTCAACGCCCAGAAGAAGCGCCGGGCAATCCTCGAAGCGGCCAGCGGTTACCGCGGCCAGCGGTCGCGCCTGTACCGCAAGGCCAAGGAGCAGGTCACCCACTCCCTGGTCTACAACTACAACGACCGCAAGAAGCGCAAGGGCGACTTCCGTCAGCTGTGGATCCAGCGCATCAACGCCGCTGCCCGCGCCAACGGCATCACCTACAACCGCTTCATCCAGGGCCTCAAGGCCGCCCAGGTCGAGGTCGACCGCAAGATCCTCGCCGAGCTGGCCGTCAACGACGCCCCCGCCTTCGCCGCCCTCGTAGAGGTCGCCCAGAAGGCCCTCCCGGCCGACGTCAACGCGCCGAAGGCTGCCTGACGTTCCGGGTTGGGGGTAGGCCGTCCGCCTGAGGCGGAACGGGCTGGCCCAACCCGGCCACGGCGGTAAGCCGCCAGCGCACCCCCGGACACCGTCCGTCGGGGTGCGCTCCGTTTTCGGGCGCCCCGACCCATGAGATGAGCACCCCGCGCCATGCCTCCCCCTGAGCTGACCTCCCTCCGCTCGCCCCGCGTGACCGCCGCCCACCGCCTGGCCAAGCGCAGCTTCCGCGGCAAGGAGCGCCGCTTCATCGCCGAGGGCCCGCAGGCCGTCCGCGAAGCGGTCCCGCACCTGATCGAGGTGTACGTGACGCCGGACGCGGCCGAGCGGCACGCGGACATCGTGGCGGCGGCCCACACCGCCGGCGTCACGGTCCTGACGGCGACAGCCGAGGTCATCGCGGAGATGTCCGACACCGTCACCCCGCAGGGCATCGTCGGGCTCTGCCGCTTCCTGGACACGCCGTTCGAGGACATCCTCGCCACCCGCCCCAGGCTGGTGGCCGTACTGGCCAATGTCCGCGACCCCGGCAACGCCGGCACCGTGCTGCGCTGCGCGGACGCCGCGGGGGCGGACGCGGTGGTCCTCACCGACGCCTCGGTGGACCTGTACAACCCCAAGGCCGTACGGGCCTCCGCCGGCAGCCTGTTCCACCTCCCGGTCGCCGTCGGCGTCCCCGTGGAGACCGTCGTGGACGGCCTGCGCGCGGCCGGCGTACGGCTGCTGGCGGCCGACGGTGCGGGGGAGCGGGACCTGGACGCGGAGCTGGACGAGGGGACGATGGGCGGGCCGACGGCCTGGATCTTCGGCAACGAGGCATGGGGGCTGCCCGAGGAGACCCGCGCACTGGCGGACGCGGTGGTACGGGTGCCCATCCACGGGCGGGCCGAGAGCCTCAACCTCGCGACGGCCGCCGCTGTGTGCCTGTACGCCTCCGCGCGGGCGCAGCGTGCTCCCGCAGGGTGCCGCTCCGTAACAATGAGCTAGTAGGGTGGCGCCCCGGGGGCCCTGGAAGGGGGTGCGGGGATGGATGTCAGGACGACCGGCGGATCCGCCGAGCACGCCCTGCCGGGCTGGTCGCAGATCCTCACCGAGTACGGCCTGACGGCCGACGACCTCCCCGACGGGCTCGTGGTCGCCGACGAGAGCGGCCGGGTCATCTGCTTCAACACCGCCGCCGCCCGCATCACCGCCCTGCGCCCGCCCGCCGTCATCGGCCTGCCGATCGAGCAGGCGCTGCCTCTGGAGGACATGGACGGGCGCCGCTGGTGGGCGATCACCGACCCCTACCGGGGCCTGGCCACCCGCACCGGCCAGCCCGAGCGCAATCTGCTCCTGCCCGGCGGGCGCGAAGTGTTGGTCTCGGCGAAGTACGTACGCACCCACCCCGGCGGTCCGGTGCACCGGCTGGTCGTCGCGCTGCGCGGCACCGAGGCCCGGCGGCGTACGGAGCGCAGCCACGCGGAGCTGATCGCGACCGTCGCGCACGAGCTGCGCTCGCCGCTGACCAGCGTCAAGGGCTTCACCGCGACGCTGCTGGCGAAGTGGGAGCGGTTCACCGAGGACCAGAAGAAGCTGATGCTGGAGACGGTCGACGCCGACGCCAACCGTGTCACCCGGCTGATCGCCGAGCTGCTCGACATCTCGCGGATCGACTCCGGCCGCCTGGAGGTGCGCCGCCAGCCGGTCGACATCGCCGCCGCCGTGCAGCGGCACGTGGACGCGATGGTCGCGGCGGGGCAGCGGGCCGACCGCTTCGCGGTGCGGGTCGGCGGGCCGCTGCCCGCGCTGTGGGCGGACCCCGACAAGATCGACCAGATTCTCGGGAATCTGCTGGAAAACGCGGTGCGGCACGGCGAGGGGACTGTCACCATCGAGGTGGCAGCAGCGCCGTCCAAGGACCAGACCGAGGGAACCGCAGTCACCGTGAGCGATGAAGGGCCCGGCATCCCCGAGGAGTCGATGAGCCGCGTCTTCACCCGCTTCTGGCGGGGCAGCAAGCGCGGCGGCACGGGCCTGGGCCTGTACATCGTCAAGGGCATCGTCGAGGCCCACGGCGGGACGATCACGGTCGGCCGAGCGCCCGGCAGCGGCGCACAGTTCCGATTTATTCTGCCCGTCGGGGCGCCGGCCTTCATGGCCTGAGCAAATCGCCGGGACGACCGCCAGGTTGTCCACAGGCCCCGATGGGCGTGACCAGCAGATCACC is part of the Streptomyces sp. NBC_01262 genome and harbors:
- a CDS encoding DUF1844 domain-containing protein, whose translation is MSEQERPDFDTITRDIADVPAVEVITTVAVHLMSAAAVNLGLAEEGADHKDLDEARKLITALAGLVTAGAPEIGSYHAGPLRDGLKSLQLAFREASVIADEPGQGPGEKFTGPVYG
- the infC gene encoding translation initiation factor IF-3 — encoded protein: MTENAAVGQSAAWCYRGGPISAEPRINDRIRVPEVRLVGPSGEQVGIVPLAKALELAQEYDLDLVEVAANARPPVCKLMDYGKFKYESAMKAREARKNQAHTVIKEMKLRPKIDPHDYDTKKGHVVRFLKQGDKVKITIMFRGREQSRPELGHRLLQRLAGDVQELGFVESAPKQDGRNMIMVLGPHKKKTEAMAEAREAQAARKAGRLPENPSEVEQQAYDAAVAEEAAEAAEAEAAEAKAADEN
- the rpmI gene encoding 50S ribosomal protein L35, whose amino-acid sequence is MPKNKTHSGASKRFKLTGSGKVMRERAGKRHLLEHKPSSKTRALSGTVELAPADAKKIKKLLGK
- the rplT gene encoding 50S ribosomal protein L20 encodes the protein MARVKRAVNAQKKRRAILEAASGYRGQRSRLYRKAKEQVTHSLVYNYNDRKKRKGDFRQLWIQRINAAARANGITYNRFIQGLKAAQVEVDRKILAELAVNDAPAFAALVEVAQKALPADVNAPKAA
- a CDS encoding TrmH family RNA methyltransferase; its protein translation is MPPPELTSLRSPRVTAAHRLAKRSFRGKERRFIAEGPQAVREAVPHLIEVYVTPDAAERHADIVAAAHTAGVTVLTATAEVIAEMSDTVTPQGIVGLCRFLDTPFEDILATRPRLVAVLANVRDPGNAGTVLRCADAAGADAVVLTDASVDLYNPKAVRASAGSLFHLPVAVGVPVETVVDGLRAAGVRLLAADGAGERDLDAELDEGTMGGPTAWIFGNEAWGLPEETRALADAVVRVPIHGRAESLNLATAAAVCLYASARAQRAPAGCRSVTMS
- a CDS encoding sensor histidine kinase; amino-acid sequence: MDVRTTGGSAEHALPGWSQILTEYGLTADDLPDGLVVADESGRVICFNTAAARITALRPPAVIGLPIEQALPLEDMDGRRWWAITDPYRGLATRTGQPERNLLLPGGREVLVSAKYVRTHPGGPVHRLVVALRGTEARRRTERSHAELIATVAHELRSPLTSVKGFTATLLAKWERFTEDQKKLMLETVDADANRVTRLIAELLDISRIDSGRLEVRRQPVDIAAAVQRHVDAMVAAGQRADRFAVRVGGPLPALWADPDKIDQILGNLLENAVRHGEGTVTIEVAAAPSKDQTEGTAVTVSDEGPGIPEESMSRVFTRFWRGSKRGGTGLGLYIVKGIVEAHGGTITVGRAPGSGAQFRFILPVGAPAFMA